ctgtttcactTATATATGTCTTATCTTTCTCCTTTCATTATTACATTCTTCACCTGTTTTGTCTGTTTTTAAGGAGAATAGCTTTCAATACTGTTTCTTAAGTTTCCTTTTCtgatgatttctttttcttttgttcatcaTCTTAGATCACAACATATTGCACCATTATTTCTCAAAATTGTTTCgtatttttgatgtttttgtttttttttaaactgcAGGCGGCATTGCTGTTATGGCCACAGACTTCACTCTAAGGAACAATTGCCCTACCACCGTCTGGGCCGGAACTCTCGCCGGTCAAGGACCCAAGCTCGGCGATGGAGGATTTGAATTGACTCCAGGTGCTTCCCGACAGCTCACGGCTCCTGCAGGATGGTCAGGCCGGTTCTGGGCTCGTACAGGCTGCAACTTTGACGCCTCCGGAAACGGTAGATGTGTAACCGGAGACTGTGGCGGTCTAAGATGTAACGGCGGCGGAGTTCCTCCCGTCACTCTGGCTGAATTCACTCTAGTAGGCGATGGCGGCAAAGATTTCTACGATGTGAGCCTCGTAGATGGTTACAATGTCAAGCTGGGGATAAGACCATCCGGAGGATCGGGAGATTGCAAATACGCAGGCTGTGTCTCTGACCTCAACGCGGCTTGCCCCGACATGCTTAAGGTCATGGATCAGAACAATGTCGTGGCCTGCAAGAGTGCCTGTGAGAGGTTTAATACGGATCAATATTGCTGCCGTGGAGCTAACGATAAGCCGGAAACTTGTCCTCCCACGGACTACTCGAGGATTTTCAAGAACGCTTGCCCTGACGCCTATAGCTACGCTTATGACGACGAAACGAGCACCTTCACTTGTACCGGAGCTAACTACGAAATCACTTTCTGCCCTTAAAAACCGAAGCTTCGAGTTAGATACAGTCGGGTTTAATTATCTCTCAcgtttcttttgcttattaTGTACGGAAAGATAAATAAGGAAAGCTGATGACTATGAATCATCGTCTTCCACTTTTAAGCTTTTTTAGTGAGTATTAGTCAGTTGTTACACTCAGCTGATTTGtttacaaagaaataaaacaaaatgattgaTCTACGGATACTTATCTATTGCATTCCATGCTGTGTAAGTGAGAGATCATGTATCTTTCTGTTCGAAACGGAATTTTGAACGTTCtttaccaaagaaaaagtctatagatacatttttcatcaactcacttaaaagaaaacttaacaGCTATTAATACCTGATAAAACCATGGCCGCATATATAGATTAAAACCGTGTGGACGATGTAAACTCTgatttaagaaacaaatagaATTCTGATTAGTTAACATTGAGCGAGCCATTAATGAAATGGCCCTAAGATAATGAAAAGTTCAAGGAAATTAATCGTCACGACCgtttacaaataataaaaaccatTTACTACTCCGACACACAGTTAAGTAAATTTATGAAACTTGATTCTATGTTTAAGGTACTCTTCTCACCTTTTAAATTTCAAAGTCTCCCCTCTGTACTATTTCTGAACCCATTCGTGGAATGGTGTACACGAATTTTAGACgacatgtttgtttttgttttagagattaaaacaaaaacgtatTTTAGAGATTAGACGACATGAAACgtatttttgtaaagaaaaaaggaatgCTAAAAGAAACTACCAGggaataaaaataatgaaaatagaaagtccaaaacaaaataataaaggaAAATACAAGACACAATTGATGGAATCATGAGATTGGAAGACCATCACACGATTGTGGGATGTTCTTGCGCAGGATCATAGTTGTgggttgttttttttaacggAACCTCACACGTTCGTCTGGAAAATAGTACACGTGCGGGGATCTCTTCAcgtctctttgattttttggtttttaagttaagaaaaatattaactaTTGGGCATGCTCTTTCACCATTactgttaaaaaaagaaaaatattaactaTGACCCACGATATTTCCTTTTAACCgtcaactttttaaaaaactttagtAAAATAACGCAATAAATACCATTACTGCCAATAAACTTCACAGAGCCAAAGAACATGGGTTAACAATAGGCACAACTACAGTATATTTTTACTGTAAACTGaaaatatttaccaaaattaaaaatgataacaCTACCTCGGAAAAGCACTTATAAATAGAGGATTGGTGCGAGTAACTgacattcatcatcatcatcatcatcatcatcatcattcacagaacacacacacacaaaactcGTTAAAACAAAGATGGCGAATTACTCAAGTATTCACATTCTCTTCTTGGTCTTCATCACAAGTAAAGAGCAATCacactctgtttctgtttctgtttctcctctgttttatcTGTTTCTAAATGAGAATAATTTCGATACTATTtcttaaaactatatttttttatgttcatTCGTCTTCAAATCACAACATAATTCTCCAAAACATATCGTGTTTTTTCTTCGGATTTAAcagtttttattgttgttgtttgttttgaaattgcAGGCGGCATTGCTGTTTCCGCCGCCACCGTCTTCACTTTACAGAACAGTTGTCCTTACACCGTTTGGCCTGGAATTCTCTCCGGCAACGACAACACCCTCGGCGACGGCGGATTTCCCTTAACACCAGGCGCTTCCGTACAGCTCACGGCTCCTGCAGGATGGTCAGGACGGTTCTGGGCTCGTACCGGCTGCAACTTCGACGCCTCCGGCCACGGTAACTGCGGCACCGGAGACTGCGGCGGTGTTCTTAAATGTAACGGCGGCGGAGTTCCACCAGTCACTCTGGCTGAATTCACACTTGTAGGCGACGGCGGCAAGGATTTCTACGACGTGAGTCTCGTCGACGGTTACAATGTCGAGATGGGGATTAAACCTCAAGGAGGTTCCGGTGATTGCCATTACGCCGGCTGCGTCGCCGACGTCAACGCGGTTTGCCCTAACGAGCTTCGGCTCATGGATCCACATACAGGAATCATCGCGGCGTGTAAAAGCGCTTGTGCGGCGTTTAATTCTGAGGAGTTCTGTTGTACCGGTGCTCACGCGACGCCGCAAACTTGTTCTCCGACGCATTACTCGGCGATGTTTAAAAGCGCTTGCCCTGGTGCTTACAGTTACGCCTACGACGACGCCACGAGCACCTTCACTTGTACCGGCTCTAACTACTTGATCTCTTTCTGCCCCACCCGGAACTAAAAAACAGGAGCTCCGGTTCAGATTTCACGTTTCTTTTGCTTAATAGCACTTTGGTtcatatttttccattttaaagatttttctaGTACTCAGTTGTTACATTCATTTCATTGgcattgttgttttgatttgtatcttgttttatattttacaaagtaTTGATTTTGCATTACCTATTTTATTTGAGATctggaaaaacaaagatggaGGCTTCATTAgagattttctttgtttcatatcattttgttcttgatgGACCTAATTACATGAGAGAGCAATAACAACTACTAGTGTTtaccaaaagagagagagctaaACTATTTACCCAAACTTTTTAAGCCGCGGAATGATTAAAACATGTGACCCGCGCAGATATTTGTTAGTCTATTAAAGGAGATTTAGCTGATGCAGTTAAGGATCAGTGTTTCTGGCTTCTTTGGTCTTCCACTTGGcaagccttcttcattcctgTTGCAGCCTGAACGAATCCCACAATAACCTGAAGCTCATCCATTTGCTGTAAACAAGAACATGTCTCAGACTAATCCAAAATCAGAAGACAACATTCACAAACATATCATAGCTTTGATGTCTACCTGAGACATGAAGTGTCTCTGAATAATGTCAATTAGTTGCTCCTTTGTGGGATTCGGAAGAGCATCCACCTATACGAAAAAGAGATCAATGAATCACCTgttgtaaaaaacaaaacactctCTTCCACAATAATCAGTAACAtaagattgtttcttttgaactCACGAGGTTAAAATGTCGCCAATATCTCAGTAATGCAGCCATATCCAACTTGGTAAGATCAACCTTCTGCGTTAAAACAATATTCCCAAATCAGTAACACATAGCATTAACATGAAAACCCCCACCAAGTAGAAGAAATTTGAGGCCTTACCATGTTCAGACGAGGAGTAATACTCGAGATTTTTGAGTGTGAGTCACAAGAAACTTCCCTGTACAAAGCCTTTTGAGATAACCGCGATGATCTGTGTCCTCTCTTCTTCGACTTATGAGGCTTCAAAGTGTCCTCAGTTGCTGCAAAAGACAATCAAAGAACGGTCTTTATGAAACATTTCAAAAAGACTAAAATTTGGTACTTTATTGCAGAGACAAGGAACCAAACTTACTCATATCGGAGGGATGATTCCACTGTGTAGAATGGTCGACTTCAAGatcattgtcttcttcgttCCCTGTAGGATGTTCAAGAACACTAAGCGCATTCCTCTGCAACTTCACTTCAATTCCATTAGTCAAAACCTGAAAATTTAAAGCAAAAAGgacaaagattaaaaattgaaCTCCACAAACAAAGTAAAGTTTGGGACTTTTTGAGAAATGGGAATGGTTGGAGACAAGAAGTGGTGGAATTTGATATCGatattagtaaaaaaaaaaatgatgctTTGGGTTATGAGGAAATCGTATAAGATACtgatttttattgtatagctagagaaatgatcaaaaaaggatcaaagaaagtaaaattgataatataaaaactagGAAGCCTAATGAAACGGAGAACATCTATAAAaagtttaacatttttcaGTGGATGAAAATGACCaatctgaaaaagaaagaacaaaaaccctaaatattattaattaaagtaTATCAAAATTAGTGACTACaagtaaaacaaatctaaaagcCAGCTTGAACCCACAAAGATAAGGATTCTCAAGGAATtgattgagaaaaagtaacacaaaagttaaaaataaatataaaaagtgCAGATCGTTATGATgcaatttaacaaaataaagttatgATATTTTAAGAACAATCAATCTAATCGGTAACATAGAACAACCATTGATTTTATTGCATTATTGAGCTAATGATTCTGGATCTTTTGTTAAtcagtttttaaaaatctactCTACTGGGGGAATAAAAACACAGACAGACACAAAGATgcaaaaaagacaaaacgagGTAAAGAAGAAAGCGAAGTTGATCTTTGCTCACCAGCCAATGCCAACCACCGAGTCCGACGGCTTTCTTAACGACGCCTTGAAGACCGACGAGAACAGATTTGGTACGGTTGTTTCCAGTAACGACAACTTTGGTATGACGTGGCAACACTGACAATTCTTCTTCGCTACTGCAATCGCCGAAGCAACTCTGTAGCTGAGAgaatcctcctcctcctccattgaGGATGCTTGACTTGTTCACCGGAGCTTCCAgcattttgtgttttctctctctctcgttttttCCCTCTCTATTATCAGAAAGTACCACAAGCTTTTTTACGATCTCGGAAATGGAAGTTGGTGCATTTTGTGAAGGATTGAGAAATGGAGTAAGAGAGAAATCGAGCtgagaaattagggtttgtttttggtctgATGAAGAAAGACAGAGTAAgagtgagagaagaaagaggaaaaagcaGAGTGTATTATGATgagtaagagagagaaagatagagataCAGAGGAGGGAAGGGAAGGGACGATAGGCGATAGCGACCGCCTTCCTATCGTGACCAATAAGGTATCAACACGTGTGTTTTGTACTTGTATCATTTGCACTGTGGAAATTGAGCGGTTTTTTCATGGATGGGTaccaaaacctttttttgttttttaccgagagcttttttactttttactctCTAATAAAGATGAATTCATTTGTTGGAAAACTTGTATTACTTTTTACTCTTTATTCACTGTATTACTTGTCTTGTCTTGGTTGTgaagatttagattttgtaaaaacgaaattgaaacaaaaaagaaaggagtGGATACGTTTGGTTAATTTGTATGAAACATTTTGGGTACTAATTTGTATTGGAATCTGAGATTGATGCTTTTAgagggttttaaaatgatcaaaaaaggaaaacgagGGCCACACTTCGTAAATTTTGTGTAATGTCTACACGCGATCGACGTGAATATGAATGGTTGACTGggttttttcaaaataaaaaaaaagtcaggAGTTATGGGGCCCATGCATGCGTAAGTTACGATTATACCCctattgtttatttgttttcgtTCCTCTCCAAtgtaatttgaatttgaaatcaCGCCTCTATTAAATATGTCATCGTATAATGTCCATATTGAACATTtaactaaactaaaacaatGTTCATGGAGTGATTCTTAAGCcaacattttttcttgttcaagACATAGCATTTTGTAAGTTTGATGGTTTAAAGTAATGTACTTATTGTCCAAAACGAGTTAGCTAGGTAACATGGAGTTAATcggaaaaacagaacatatttccaaaaaaaacatacttaACACATAATCTACTTATTATCACAAGTAGGTTACTAGTGccaaaccaaagaagaaaaccccTAAATTCCTTTTAATGCTAGAAACGAAAGCTGGTATTAAGATTTAACTGATGATTTAAAACGTATCACCAATAATTAACACATAATCGCTCGATTAGCAACAAAGTCGTTGTAGTATAGTGGTAAGTATTCCCGCCTGTCACGCGGGTGACCCGGGTTCGATCCCCGGCAACGGCGATTACTTTAGTTTTGCCTAATTCATCGAACCCTCTGATTCATTCCAAATGTTTCCCAACTCGCGTTGATGGTTCGGGTTCCTCTGCTTTTAAGACATTAGTTACATGCTCCTGCACTTTCTACAAAATAAACGTCataatccaaaaatattacatgatCATACATCATATATGCCGCCGAACCTTGTTATGGGACAAACTCGTAAAcccctttttccttttatgtTCAATGAACTATACAAGTTTTGGTTATGAATACATAAATAATGATGGACCCAGCAATTAATCCAAAATTTGGATATTAGATACTAAAGCTTAAAATCAACATGTAACCAAACTAAATACTTTATAGAACATAGTAAATGGTATTCACCAATCTTTATATCATTTGTAAGGTACgaagaaggtaaaaaaaagagagagccAGTGTACATACAACTAATCAGGACAAAAGTAGTCAAAATTGTTTCTAAAGTGAGATTTGTATGCAAGAAAAAAGTGataatttttaattgaatatatCATTATGATGTTAATCACACGGCTTCactgtataaaataaaattttaaaaaccaatCAAATGGTGTGTTTTTCGGTCACACAAGTAAGGGACCCACACTGAAGAAACGGTCCCACTGTGTCTcctcctttcttttctctgtATTATTTGGTCATTACTCATTTTACATactcacagaaaaaaaaaaagattagaacaTAAACACACGTTACTAAGCGTAGTTATCCTCTGCACCTTAACATACACCTCTTATATTCACCTCACGTAATCTCACCCTTCCAAAACCATGTATTTACACGTGGACGATCGATACACAAGAACAATGATTCTTAATATGAACTCAATGTACTTGAACACACACACGACCCAATTTTTACAttagatgaaaaaaatattattatttgttggagaagaaagagagattcttcttcttcgattccaGCGAAGGAAAAGCGTATTCCTCGTGAGCACTAACTTCTCactcctctcttcttcttcttcatcagtctACGTTCACACAATCTTTCACCCACCTATTCAAAGCTCTCTCCGGAAGTTTCGAGGGGTTGGTTGTTGGTTTTCCCGATGACTTCGGATGGAGCTACGTCGACATCAGCAGCTGCAGCTGCGGCGGCGGCAGCAGCGGCGAGGAGGAAGCCGTCGTGGAGAGAAAGGGAGAATAATCGGAGGAGAGAAAGACGGAGAAGAGCTGTAGCTGCGAAGATATACACTGGGCTTAGAGCTCAAGGTGATTATAATTTGCCTAAACATTGTGATAATAATGAAGTCCTTAAAGCTCTTTGTGTTGAAGCTGGTTgggttgttgaagaagatggtaCTACTTATCGCAAGGTGAAGactttctccattttttccAGATCTGAGCTTGttttattgatgtttttgatgtttgaatCTGAATTCGTTGATTTCAATTGTGGTTAAATGGGTTTGAATCTGAGAATTTGAGGGTTTTCTCAAAGTGAATTTGAATCATCAGAAACTATGGATGGATCTGATTTCTCAAAGTGAATTTATGggttttctttctaattttagagttattattgGTATGCTAAAGTCTTAATCTTTTATGTATGATACTTGGTCCAAAGTCATTGCattgtgtttcttttgcttacctgtgattgattgatgtttgattggttattgttttgcttttgttggaGTATCAGGGATGCAAGCCTTTACCTGGTGAGATAGCTGGGACTTCATCTCGAGTAACTCCATATTCATCACAGAACCAGAGCCCTCTTTCATCAGCCTTTCAAAGTCCCATCCCATCTTACCAAGTTAGcccgtcttcttcatcattccCGAGTCCTTCTCGCGGTGAACCAAATAACAACATGTCCTCTACATTCTTCCCTTTCCTCAGAAATGGTGGcattccttcttctcttccttcccTCAGAATCTCAAACAGTTGTCCAGTTACCCCACCGGTCTCATCGCCGACTTCTAAGAACCCGAAACCGTTGCCTAACTGGGAATCTATCGCTAAGCAATCCATGGCCATTGCTAAACAATCAATGGCGTCTTTTAATTATCCTTTCTATGCGGTTTCTGCACCTGCTAGTCCGACACATCGCCACCAGTTTCATACCCCGGCTACTATACCTGAATGTGATGAGTCTGACTCTTCCACTGTTGATTCTGGTCATTGGATAAGCTTTCAGAAGTTTGCACAACAACAGCCATTCTCTGCCTCTATGGTGCCAACCTCTCCTACCTTCAATCTTGTGAAACCTGCGCCTCAGCAGATGTCTCCAAATACTGCTGCCTTCCAAGAGATTGGTCAAAGCTCTGAGTTTAAATTTGAGAATAGCCAAGTTAAACCCTGGGAAGGAGAGAGGATACATGATGTGGGTATGGAGGATCTTGAGCTTACACTTGGAAATGGGAAGGCTCGTGGTTGACATAAACAACTAGGCAAACCCAAATGGCATGTCATTGGAATATGAGAAACTAATCCTCTTGagtattttcttcttcgtccaGGTATTTGGATCTTTATGGAATCTCATATGTTCTTCACTTATTATCCAAATATGCTGCCCAAAGCCTTCTCCATGGAAGCATTGGAGTGTTAGAGTGGTTATTCAATTCATGAATTTGGTTTCAAAAGCATTATTTgtagataaaaaaatcttaagatgTATGATTCTGTTTCCTTACATATGTTACATTAATTAGTGGCTTGAAACTGTCTTGTGTCTTGTCAAATTGCTTAGTCATATATCATTTCTTGAGCCGATTCTGTCTCTTAGCATCAAGATCCAAAATTTGCAAAAACATTTGCTTTTACAAAATGTTAAATTCTTTATTTCCCTGCAATCAATCTTTTGGTCAAACACTAACACATCATCAAATATCTAGTTAGACAAAGCTAGCTAGGATAGTAGCATAATCAATGAACACAGCTAGCTACAAATGGTACATTCCATAACGAATACAAACACTGGTCACTCATCTTCTTAATAGTCCAATCCCTGTTTCTGATCAAACAAGTAATGGAGAATGCAGATCCAGTTTGGTTTCAGTCTCATggctttttgtttctctctcagTCTCAACATTACATTCTTGGTATCTGAAACAAGCTGTGAGATGATCATTAACAATGCCAGAGGCCTGCAAGAAGGAATACATAACAGTAGGACCAACGCAGCGAAACCCTCTCTGCATCATATCTTTGCTAATGTACTCTGCCTTTGGGGACTTAACCGGTACTTGACGACCATATCGATAGCCATTTCTTAATGGCTTGTGGTTCACAAATCTCCAACAATAATTACTGAACGATCCAAATTCCTGCTTGACCTGTTTTCAGATTACAACCAAAGCTATTTCAGTAAACACATAGTATCTACAATTTCATAGCAAAACACACAGTGCCTACCTTGAGAACAGATTTCGCGTTCTCTACAATTGCTCGCA
This sequence is a window from Arabidopsis thaliana chromosome 1 sequence. Protein-coding genes within it:
- the PR5 gene encoding pathogenesis-related protein 5 (pathogenesis-related gene 5 (PR5); FUNCTIONS IN: molecular_function unknown; INVOLVED IN: in 6 processes; LOCATED IN: apoplast, cell wall, vacuole; EXPRESSED IN: 22 plant structures; EXPRESSED DURING: 12 growth stages; CONTAINS InterPro DOMAIN/s: Thaumatin, conserved site (InterPro:IPR017949), Thaumatin, pathogenesis-related (InterPro:IPR001938); BEST Arabidopsis thaliana protein match is: Pathogenesis-related thaumatin superfamily protein (TAIR:AT1G75050.1); Has 1613 Blast hits to 1588 proteins in 178 species: Archae - 0; Bacteria - 37; Metazoa - 56; Fungi - 84; Plants - 1422; Viruses - 4; Other Eukaryotes - 10 (source: NCBI BLink).), with the protein product MANISSIHILFLVFITSGIAVMATDFTLRNNCPTTVWAGTLAGQGPKLGDGGFELTPGASRQLTAPAGWSGRFWARTGCNFDASGNGRCVTGDCGGLRCNGGGVPPVTLAEFTLVGDGGKDFYDVSLVDGYNVKLGIRPSGGSGDCKYAGCVSDLNAACPDMLKVMDQNNVVACKSACERFNTDQYCCRGANDKPETCPPTDYSRIFKNACPDAYSYAYDDETSTFTCTGANYEITFCP
- a CDS encoding Pathogenesis-related thaumatin superfamily protein (Pathogenesis-related thaumatin superfamily protein; FUNCTIONS IN: molecular_function unknown; INVOLVED IN: response to other organism; LOCATED IN: endomembrane system; EXPRESSED IN: 6 plant structures; EXPRESSED DURING: 4 anthesis, petal differentiation and expansion stage; CONTAINS InterPro DOMAIN/s: Thaumatin, conserved site (InterPro:IPR017949), Thaumatin, pathogenesis-related (InterPro:IPR001938); BEST Arabidopsis thaliana protein match is: thaumatin-like protein 3 (TAIR:AT1G75030.1); Has 1624 Blast hits to 1600 proteins in 181 species: Archae - 0; Bacteria - 37; Metazoa - 57; Fungi - 84; Plants - 1428; Viruses - 4; Other Eukaryotes - 14 (source: NCBI BLink).) produces the protein MANYSSIHILFLVFITSGIAVSAATVFTLQNSCPYTVWPGILSGNDNTLGDGGFPLTPGASVQLTAPAGWSGRFWARTGCNFDASGHGNCGTGDCGGVLKCNGGGVPPVTLAEFTLVGDGGKDFYDVSLVDGYNVEMGIKPQGGSGDCHYAGCVADVNAVCPNELRLMDPHTGIIAACKSACAAFNSEEFCCTGAHATPQTCSPTHYSAMFKSACPGAYSYAYDDATSTFTCTGSNYLISFCPTRN
- a CDS encoding histone deacetylase complex subunit (unknown protein; BEST Arabidopsis thaliana protein match is: unknown protein (TAIR:AT1G19330.2); Has 104 Blast hits to 104 proteins in 22 species: Archae - 0; Bacteria - 0; Metazoa - 0; Fungi - 0; Plants - 104; Viruses - 0; Other Eukaryotes - 0 (source: NCBI BLink).) — protein: MLEAPVNKSSILNGGGGGFSQLQSCFGDCSSEEELSVLPRHTKVVVTGNNRTKSVLVGLQGVVKKAVGLGGWHWLVLTNGIEVKLQRNALSVLEHPTGNEEDNDLEVDHSTQWNHPSDMTTEDTLKPHKSKKRGHRSSRLSQKALYREVSCDSHSKISSITPRLNMKVDLTKLDMAALLRYWRHFNLVDALPNPTKEQLIDIIQRHFMSQQMDELQVIVGFVQAATGMKKACQVEDQRSQKH
- a CDS encoding histone deacetylase complex subunit (unknown protein; FUNCTIONS IN: molecular_function unknown; INVOLVED IN: biological_process unknown; LOCATED IN: cellular_component unknown; BEST Arabidopsis thaliana protein match is: unknown protein (TAIR:AT1G19330.2); Has 104 Blast hits to 104 proteins in 22 species: Archae - 0; Bacteria - 0; Metazoa - 0; Fungi - 0; Plants - 104; Viruses - 0; Other Eukaryotes - 0 (source: NCBI BLink).) — encoded protein: MLEAPVNKSSILNGGGGGFSQLQSCFGDCSSEEELSVLPRHTKVVVTGNNRTKSVLVGLQGVVKKAVGLGGWHWLVLTNGIEVKLQRNALSVLEHPTGNEEDNDLEVDHSTQWNHPSDMTTEDTLKPHKSKKRGHRSSRLSQKALYREVSCDSHSKISSITPRLNMVDLTKLDMAALLRYWRHFNLVDALPNPTKEQLIDIIQRHFMSQQMDELQVIVGFVQAATGMKKACQVEDQRSQKH
- a CDS encoding histone deacetylase complex subunit, producing the protein MLEAPVNKSSILNGGGGGFSQLQSCFGDCSSEEELSVLPRHTKVVVTGNNRTKSVLVGLQGVVKKAVGLGGWHWLVLTNGIEVKLQRNALSVLEHPTGNEEDNDLEVDHSTQWNHPSDMTTEDTLKPHKSKKRGHRSSRLSQKALYREVSCDSHSKISSITPRLNMKVDLTKLDMAALLRYWRHFNLVSSKETILCY
- the BZR1 gene encoding Brassinosteroid signaling positive regulator (BZR1) family protein (BRASSINAZOLE-RESISTANT 1 (BZR1); CONTAINS InterPro DOMAIN/s: BZR1, transcriptional repressor (InterPro:IPR008540); BEST Arabidopsis thaliana protein match is: Brassinosteroid signalling positive regulator (BZR1) family protein (TAIR:AT1G19350.3); Has 35333 Blast hits to 34131 proteins in 2444 species: Archae - 798; Bacteria - 22429; Metazoa - 974; Fungi - 991; Plants - 531; Viruses - 0; Other Eukaryotes - 9610 (source: NCBI BLink).), yielding MTSDGATSTSAAAAAAAAAAARRKPSWRERENNRRRERRRRAVAAKIYTGLRAQGDYNLPKHCDNNEVLKALCVEAGWVVEEDGTTYRKGCKPLPGEIAGTSSRVTPYSSQNQSPLSSAFQSPIPSYQVSPSSSSFPSPSRGEPNNNMSSTFFPFLRNGGIPSSLPSLRISNSCPVTPPVSSPTSKNPKPLPNWESIAKQSMAIAKQSMASFNYPFYAVSAPASPTHRHQFHTPATIPECDESDSSTVDSGHWISFQKFAQQQPFSASMVPTSPTFNLVKPAPQQMSPNTAAFQEIGQSSEFKFENSQVKPWEGERIHDVGMEDLELTLGNGKARG